Within Dreissena polymorpha isolate Duluth1 chromosome 13, UMN_Dpol_1.0, whole genome shotgun sequence, the genomic segment cacgcacggacgcacgcacacacgcacacacgacggacacaggaccatgacataagccccgctggcctttggccagtggagctaaaaacataAACAGTTAGGTTTTAAAACGACACTAAACTTCAAAGGAATATACTTAAATTGCTAAACAAACTAACACTTCCAAATACCACATATGCATTACATAAAAACCGTTTCTTCCAGTAGATATTTTAGTGAATAATgaataaacatgtgtttatcatTAGTTTTCTTAGGGTGAACGACTCATTATATAATACTTTTATCTGTTAAGTAGCATACTCAATTTGCAAATTAAGATTGCAATATACAAATGTACGTCGGAAATGTCGAGGCATATAATGGATTAACTTTATTGACTTGCATatttattcaacatttatttatttaatgcctGATATTATTAACAAACGGAATCAACAACGTTTAAAGTGTTAAATAAGGATTCATTTGTATGCTGTAAGAGAGCATTAAAATGAACTTTCAAAATCACATAATGTTTCATGTGACTTTTCTTTGTGCGATGATGCTGTCAGCTGATGGTGTTGCAATTATTGAGGAACAAGAGGACACCGAGATATATAGAGCAATAAATGATATTGAAGAAGACGTCACAAACCAACAAGTGGTGAAGAAAAATAATAGTGAAATCGGCACTCTCGTTAAGAAGCATTTTAAAGACATTACTAATTCTATATCTTCTGACAGAGGCGACGTCGATGGCGACGTTGGGACGACAACTGCAGAAAAACAGAGACATGACGAAAGTAGGCATTATTATACAACCACAACGGCGCCTACTGTAGACTTTCACAAACAACGACACGACGTGGACAGCGGTGTGCGAAATGATCAAACAACAACCCCAAATTTAGGTTTTGACAAATCAATACACGAAATGGAGAACAGACAGCGAAATGACCCAGCAAGAACGCCCACTGTAGACGTTCACAAAGCAACACACGAAGCGGGTACTTTACAGCAAACGGGTCCAACAATAGCTCCCGTTGATGACTTTAATAAGCGAGGACACGAAGCGGGCAGTAGAAAGCGACATGACCCAGCACCAGCGACAACGCAAATCCCACAAACGCGACTTGACCCAACGGATACGTTTTTACTCGATGGCATTCTGGATATTGTCGATGCCAAGTTTGAAACATTGAACAAACGGCTTACGGCTCTAGAGCGGGGCATAAGCAATGTCCAGTACTACAACGTTCGCAGTTTCAGGGTTGTGAATACACATCTACATGCAGTGGATACTATTTTGCATAGCCTGCATACAGGGATGTCCCAAGCAGAGCTACGGAGTAGTCAACTGGATCAAAAGGTCGCTGAAATAAATGTCGATGTCAAGAATTTTGCTTCGACCAACAGTCGTATGTTTCAGGCATTAGAAGAGAATACATCGTTTTATTTATCAGGTATTCAAACAGCAATGTTTGATCTCAAGAGAAGCGTTGATCAGACAAATAAAAGCGTGAAGGAATTAAAAAACGACACACATGATTTAAAAGAAATGATTTTTGGGTCTAACAAGTCCCAGAGTGAAATGCTTGCTAACGGTGAGAAATTAGTTGTAGCAACGAGAGAAGTAATGCAAGCTGCGTATCACATTTTGAATGCAACGCTTGCAATAAAGGAAACAACAAGCACGATTGAAATTCACACGTTCAGTGTTAGCAAAACAATTGAAGAAGTAGCTAGAAATGTCTCTGTTATAACCAAAGACGCAGACGAAATTAAGACCAGTGTTAATGTTATTCTGACAAATATTACAAATAGCAAAAATGGTAATCCAAAACAAGATATAAGCAAGCTGGATAACGGTTTTGAGAGAGTCGACAATAAAACTGGGACAGAAGATGACCACACAGTACATATGACATGTGCAATGATTTTGGAATTACTTGACGAACGACTGCAAAGCGTGAAGGCTTCCATTgaaagcaaacaacaaaatatccaAACCGCGTATGAAAGGGAACGCAATGACTTCTTCCAAACTGAAAGCCAGACACTTCTTCGAGCTATTGAACAAGTGAACCAAACTGTATTGCATTCATTGACTCTATATAATCATACAGGTAACCTTATTAAACGAATATTATTTGACACACAGAACATTGCTAAGGATCAAATAAGCCTTCGGGACAACATCGTGGGGTATTTACTGAATGGTACATTTGAACTGTTTAACAGCAGTGTTCCAGAATTTTTAACATTTGGTTCCAGAGAAAAGAAAGTCACCTCATCTCCAATCAAGTCTGACGGCAAATGCATTTCTGCAGACCCTTTTTTACAGGAATTGTCGTTGCTATTTAGGAATGGCTCTCAGCTGTTTG encodes:
- the LOC127854700 gene encoding uncharacterized protein LOC127854700; this encodes MNFQNHIMFHVTFLCAMMLSADGVAIIEEQEDTEIYRAINDIEEDVTNQQVVKKNNSEIGTLVKKHFKDITNSISSDRGDVDGDVGTTTAEKQRHDESRHYYTTTTAPTVDFHKQRHDVDSGVRNDQTTTPNLGFDKSIHEMENRQRNDPARTPTVDVHKATHEAGTLQQTGPTIAPVDDFNKRGHEAGSRKRHDPAPATTQIPQTRLDPTDTFLLDGILDIVDAKFETLNKRLTALERGISNVQYYNVRSFRVVNTHLHAVDTILHSLHTGMSQAELRSSQLDQKVAEINVDVKNFASTNSRMFQALEENTSFYLSGIQTAMFDLKRSVDQTNKSVKELKNDTHDLKEMIFGSNKSQSEMLANGEKLVVATREVMQAAYHILNATLAIKETTSTIEIHTFSVSKTIEEVARNVSVITKDADEIKTSVNVILTNITNSKNGNPKQDISKLDNGFERVDNKTGTEDDHTVHMTCAMILELLDERLQSVKASIESKQQNIQTAYERERNDFFQTESQTLLRAIEQVNQTVLHSLTLYNHTGNLIKRILFDTQNIAKDQISLRDNIVGYLLNGTFELFNSSVPEFLTFGSREKKVTSSPIKSDGKCISADPFLQELSLLFRNGSQLFELMTDMVEASSSTVKLSLDKFNSEVSKLANVREEITGNIGLVINKSEINNINQLADLRNTTDYILMLADAIASNTGWIPYVYHRVKYVESQVNKTLDIVNKLDSRTQETLLIQKANMAFIFKPLKSTMSDEMKEERQMFHKQKTTMTASDIEATTLDPFAYIKGTYQAENRFLSGANNASRNQLSDSTINEMMEFVYRTNKKVDRIIPALTHLLGEPEPFIALLDGNTDKEGRVEIYHKGEWGTIPRNIDHNEASYICRKLGYFGGVSVGSGFFGSGSGAFWELNVTCLRTSWCDSVSHVTDPSAYSHGMDVGVMCDHMIRLTKSNEEDETELSRQSGRLEIYHQNYWVPVCFKSWGHEETEVVCKQLGFREGAASSEKDETMMDSYSMANVTCTGSENRLDACAFDGFKLNGCTSSEYVSVFCI